A single Pygocentrus nattereri isolate fPygNat1 chromosome 28, fPygNat1.pri, whole genome shotgun sequence DNA region contains:
- the LOC108430321 gene encoding phospholipid phosphatase 1, producing the protein MFEAEGIFYVILDVTCVVFAGLPFAILNLQHSPFKRGFFCSDDTIKYPFKEDTISYQLLMGIMIPFVLFVIVFGECLSIYLRSRSSFLNDYVACIYKSVGSFVFGAAVSQSLTDIAKYTIGRLRPHFLTVCKPNWGLVDCKSGYIEKFSCTGDKTLVNEGRLSFYSGHSSFSMYCMLFLALYMQSRMKGQWARLLRPTLQFFLIAASLYVGLSRVSDYKHHWSDVLTGFIQGAIVALFAVFCVSDFFKAQPKGHKEEISHTTLQETTSNVNHYGSTEG; encoded by the exons ctggaCTTCCATTTGCGATCTTGAATCTCCAGCATAGTCCGTTCAAAAGAGgatttttttgcagtgatgACACCATCAAGTACCCCTTCAAAGAAGATACTATATCTTACCAGTTGTTAATGGGAATAATGATTCCATTCGTGTTATTTGTG ATTGTTTTTGGAGAGTGCCTTTCTATATATCTGAGGTCCAGATCCTCTTTCCTCAATGACTACGTTGCATGCATTTACAAATCAGTTGGCTCCTTTGTATTTGGAGCAGCTGTAAGTCAGTCCCTGACCGACATCGCAAAGTACACCATTGGTCGGCTGAGGCCACACTTCCTGACCGTATGCAAACCCAACTGGGGCCTTGTGGACTGTAAGTCAGGCTACATAGAAAAATTCTCATGCACAGGAGACAAGACATTGGTCAATGAAGGCAG GCTTTCATTTTATTCTGGACATTCATCCTTTTCTATGTACTGTATGCTGTTCCTTGCA ttgTATATGCAATCAAGAATGAAGGGGCAATGGGCACGGTTACTGCGGCCAACTCTCCAGTTCTTCCTTATTGCTGCATCTCTGTATGTGGGCCTGTCACGAGTTTCAGACTATAAACATCACTGGAGCGATGTTCTCACTGGATTCATACAGGGAGCCATTGTGGCGCTATTTGCT GTGTTCTGTGTGTCGGATTTCTTCAAGGCTCAGCCCAAGGGACACAAAGAAGAAATCTCACACACAACCTTACAGGAGACCACAAGCAATGTTAATCACTATGGAAGCACTGAGGGATGA